From Eleftheria terrae, the proteins below share one genomic window:
- a CDS encoding hemerythrin domain-containing protein: MLPGFHSPAASFDQPFEMLSACHDRVRRSLRLLQRLGPHLQQHGNDPAARDAAADVLRYFDRAAPHHHEDEERHVFPALLPGAEPRLAEAIRQLLADHRAMEGLWAQLRRVLQAVADARQGPFDAEATQLVQRFLAIYEEHLRVEDEWVYPAAVSRFEPAALRAMGEDMAQRRGATPAQGRRLSGDAPG, encoded by the coding sequence ATGTTGCCCGGATTCCACAGCCCTGCCGCCAGCTTCGACCAGCCCTTCGAGATGCTCTCCGCCTGCCACGACCGGGTGCGACGCTCGCTGCGCCTGCTGCAGCGGCTGGGGCCGCACCTGCAGCAGCACGGCAACGACCCTGCCGCCCGCGACGCAGCAGCCGACGTGCTGCGCTACTTCGACCGGGCCGCGCCGCATCACCACGAGGATGAGGAACGCCACGTCTTTCCCGCGCTGCTGCCCGGCGCGGAGCCGCGCCTGGCCGAAGCGATCCGCCAGCTGCTGGCCGACCATCGGGCCATGGAGGGGCTGTGGGCCCAGCTGCGCCGGGTGCTGCAGGCGGTGGCCGACGCCCGGCAGGGGCCGTTCGATGCCGAGGCGACGCAGCTGGTGCAGCGCTTCCTGGCGATCTACGAAGAGCACCTGCGGGTGGAGGACGAATGGGTCTATCCGGCCGCCGTGTCGCGCTTCGAGCCGGCCGCCCTGCGCGCAATGGGCGAGGACATGGCGCAGCGGCGCGGTGCCACGCCGGCCCAAGGCAGGCGCCTCAGCGGCGACGCGCCCGGCTGA
- a CDS encoding Bug family tripartite tricarboxylate transporter substrate binding protein — MPTRRQMMSAAAGLLLPSVLPLSHAQVAAPGAKAAGNAPLPRLKIYIPANTGGGWDQTGRSLGAALQAAQAVQQVEYENKGGKGGTVGLSDFVARHGSDPAALLVGGMVMVGALAVARQEQALRQVTPVARLTSDYLVVVVPANGKIKDIKGLVAELRQNLPGTPVAGGSAGGVDHMLAGMIVRSLRVDPSGLQYRPTSSGKDAVALLTSGQAAFGISGYSEFKAGIEDKTLIPLAVSSRKALFGIPSLREQGIDTELSNWRGVFAPANLEDGQKVALRQAVIRATESAAWRQTLLDNNWMGSLLYGKEFEDFLAIEQGIASAVTLMLKLKA, encoded by the coding sequence ATGCCAACCCGTCGCCAGATGATGTCTGCGGCTGCCGGCCTGCTGCTGCCGTCGGTCTTGCCGTTGAGCCATGCCCAGGTCGCCGCGCCCGGTGCCAAGGCCGCCGGCAACGCGCCGCTGCCACGGCTGAAGATCTACATTCCGGCCAACACCGGGGGCGGCTGGGACCAGACCGGCCGCAGCCTGGGCGCCGCTCTGCAGGCGGCCCAGGCGGTGCAGCAGGTCGAGTACGAGAACAAGGGGGGCAAGGGCGGCACCGTCGGCCTGAGCGACTTCGTGGCCCGCCACGGCAGCGACCCCGCGGCGCTGCTGGTCGGCGGCATGGTGATGGTGGGCGCGCTCGCCGTCGCGCGCCAGGAGCAGGCCCTGCGGCAGGTGACGCCGGTGGCCCGCCTGACCAGTGACTACCTGGTGGTGGTGGTGCCGGCCAACGGCAAGATCAAGGACATCAAGGGGCTGGTGGCTGAACTGCGCCAGAACCTGCCCGGCACGCCGGTGGCCGGTGGCTCGGCTGGCGGCGTGGATCACATGCTGGCCGGCATGATCGTGCGGTCGCTGCGGGTCGACCCGTCGGGCCTGCAGTACCGCCCCACCAGCAGCGGCAAGGACGCCGTCGCCCTGCTGACCTCCGGCCAGGCCGCGTTCGGCATTTCGGGCTACAGCGAATTCAAGGCCGGCATCGAGGACAAGACGCTGATCCCGCTGGCGGTCTCCTCGCGCAAGGCCTTGTTCGGCATTCCGTCGCTGCGTGAGCAGGGCATCGACACCGAACTGTCCAACTGGCGCGGCGTGTTCGCGCCGGCCAACCTGGAAGACGGCCAGAAGGTCGCGCTGAGGCAGGCAGTCATCCGCGCCACCGAGTCGGCCGCCTGGCGTCAGACGCTGCTCGACAACAACTGGATGGGCTCGCTGCTGTACGGCAAGGAGTTCGAAGACTTCCTGGCCATCGAGCAGGGCATTGCCAGCGCTGTCACGCTGATGCTGAAGCTGAAGGCCTGA
- a CDS encoding BMP family ABC transporter substrate-binding protein, with product MTDQTKRSLLKLAGLSSLVATAALVGCGKKEEAAAPTAEPASAAQAPAAATEPLKVAFAYVGPVGDAGWTFAHDRARKELQAEFGDKIATSFVENVPEAADAERVVRDMVGQGNKLVFGTTFGYMEQMLKVAGDHKDVKFEHATGYKTAENLRTYDSRTYEGAYMAGVIAGKVTKSNTLGVVASIPIPEVIRNINSFTLGAQSVNPDIKTKVVWVNKWFDPGKEGEAAQSLINQGADVLMQNTDSSAVLQTAEKAGKFGFGWDSDMSSYGPNAHLGSAVINWTPYYRKAINDVLNNTWSTGAAWWGVKEGAIDLVSVSDKVPAEAKAQLEKVKAGLKDGSFVIWKGPIADQSGKEMLAKDAVADDKFLHGVNWYVKGVEGKLPSAQ from the coding sequence ATGACCGATCAGACGAAACGTTCCCTGCTCAAGCTGGCGGGGCTCAGCTCGCTCGTGGCCACCGCGGCCCTGGTGGGTTGCGGCAAGAAGGAAGAGGCTGCCGCGCCGACCGCCGAGCCCGCCTCCGCCGCGCAGGCACCCGCGGCCGCCACCGAGCCGCTGAAGGTCGCGTTCGCCTACGTCGGCCCGGTGGGCGACGCCGGCTGGACCTTTGCGCACGACCGCGCACGCAAGGAACTGCAGGCCGAGTTCGGCGACAAGATCGCCACCAGCTTCGTCGAGAACGTGCCCGAGGCGGCGGATGCCGAGCGGGTGGTGCGCGACATGGTGGGCCAGGGCAACAAGCTCGTGTTCGGCACCACCTTCGGCTACATGGAGCAGATGCTCAAGGTGGCCGGCGACCACAAGGACGTGAAGTTCGAGCACGCCACCGGCTACAAGACCGCCGAGAACCTGCGCACCTACGACTCGCGCACCTATGAGGGCGCCTACATGGCGGGCGTGATCGCTGGCAAGGTCACCAAGAGCAACACCCTGGGCGTGGTCGCCTCGATCCCCATTCCCGAGGTGATCCGCAACATCAACTCCTTCACCCTCGGCGCGCAGTCGGTCAACCCGGACATCAAGACCAAGGTGGTGTGGGTCAACAAGTGGTTCGACCCGGGCAAGGAAGGCGAGGCGGCGCAGTCGCTCATCAACCAGGGCGCTGACGTGCTGATGCAGAACACCGATTCGTCGGCCGTGCTGCAGACGGCCGAGAAGGCCGGCAAGTTCGGCTTTGGCTGGGACTCCGACATGAGCAGCTACGGCCCCAACGCGCACCTGGGCTCGGCCGTCATCAACTGGACGCCGTACTACCGCAAGGCGATCAACGACGTGCTGAACAACACCTGGAGCACCGGTGCCGCCTGGTGGGGCGTGAAGGAAGGCGCGATCGACCTGGTGAGCGTGTCCGACAAGGTGCCGGCCGAGGCCAAGGCCCAGCTCGAGAAGGTCAAGGCCGGCCTGAAGGACGGCAGCTTCGTGATCTGGAAGGGCCCCATCGCCGACCAGTCCGGCAAGGAGATGCTGGCCAAGGACGCGGTGGCGGACGACAAGTTCCTGCACGGCGTGAACTGGTATGTGAAGGGCGTGGAAGGCAAGCTGCCTTCGGCGCAATAA
- a CDS encoding Crp/Fnr family transcriptional regulator: MSTVTVIPHAISPRPLRLPTAADAAGGRSIPLDARTALLQAALQPARVARLAAQAMAELAQEHPVAASCPLFTRRDTAHSLWFVASGQVALGTLAHGRPVQQTRRVEPGQWLDAASAWLQRHYLEDAWAQGDALLWSFDIERLRACCNEHPSLSEGLIAVLAQRVRELTEGTLGLMLKDAEARCATWLLQHAEQRPGPGGTATVLMRERKRAIASQLAVTPETFSRVLRQLREKRIIEVEGYLVRVLDLAGLREIADCGA; encoded by the coding sequence GTGAGTACTGTCACCGTCATCCCACACGCCATTTCACCGCGCCCCTTGCGCCTGCCCACCGCTGCCGACGCCGCGGGCGGCCGGTCGATTCCCCTCGACGCCCGCACCGCGCTGCTGCAGGCCGCGCTGCAGCCGGCCCGGGTCGCCCGGCTGGCGGCCCAGGCGATGGCAGAGCTGGCGCAGGAGCATCCCGTGGCCGCTTCCTGCCCCTTGTTCACCCGCCGCGACACGGCCCACAGCCTGTGGTTCGTGGCATCCGGGCAGGTGGCGCTCGGCACGCTGGCGCACGGCCGGCCGGTGCAGCAGACACGCCGGGTCGAGCCCGGGCAGTGGCTGGACGCCGCCAGCGCCTGGCTGCAGCGCCACTACCTGGAAGACGCCTGGGCGCAAGGCGATGCCTTGCTGTGGTCCTTCGACATCGAGCGACTGCGGGCCTGCTGCAACGAGCACCCCAGCCTCTCCGAAGGCCTGATCGCGGTGCTTGCGCAGCGCGTGCGTGAACTCACCGAGGGCACCCTGGGCCTGATGCTCAAGGACGCCGAGGCACGCTGCGCGACCTGGTTGCTGCAGCACGCCGAGCAGCGCCCGGGACCTGGCGGCACCGCCACGGTGCTGATGCGCGAGCGCAAGCGGGCCATCGCCTCCCAGCTGGCGGTGACGCCGGAGACGTTCTCGCGCGTGCTGCGCCAGCTGCGCGAGAAGCGGATCATCGAGGTCGAGGGCTACCTCGTGCGCGTGCTGGACCTGGCCGGCCTGCGCGAGATTGCCGACTGCGGTGCCTGA
- the gstA gene encoding glutathione transferase GstA translates to MKLYYSPGACSLSPHIALYEAGLPFDAVLASTKTHQLADGTDYYTINPKGYVPTLEFDDGQRLTEGPAIVQWIADQVPDKQLAPAAGTMERYRLMEWLNFITTEIHKTFSPLFNPAMPEEGKALMRTKLGERFAYVDRQLEGRSYLMGEQFTVADAYLFVVCRWTVPTKVDISSFKNLQAFVQRVGERPAVQQALQAEAQGNAANKG, encoded by the coding sequence ATGAAGCTCTACTACAGCCCGGGCGCCTGTTCGCTGTCACCGCACATCGCCCTCTATGAGGCGGGCCTGCCGTTCGACGCAGTGCTGGCCAGCACCAAGACGCACCAGCTGGCGGACGGCACCGACTACTACACCATCAACCCGAAGGGCTACGTGCCGACGCTGGAGTTCGACGACGGCCAGCGCCTGACCGAAGGCCCGGCCATCGTGCAGTGGATCGCCGACCAGGTGCCCGACAAGCAACTCGCGCCGGCCGCCGGCACGATGGAGCGCTACCGCCTGATGGAGTGGCTCAACTTCATCACCACCGAGATCCACAAGACCTTCAGCCCGCTGTTCAACCCCGCCATGCCGGAGGAAGGCAAGGCGCTCATGCGCACCAAGCTGGGCGAGCGCTTCGCCTATGTCGACCGGCAGCTGGAGGGCCGCTCCTACCTGATGGGCGAGCAGTTCACGGTGGCCGACGCCTACCTGTTCGTGGTGTGCCGCTGGACGGTGCCGACCAAGGTCGACATCTCGTCCTTCAAGAACCTGCAGGCCTTCGTCCAGCGGGTGGGAGAGCGGCCGGCAGTGCAACAGGCGCTGCAGGCCGAAGCGCAAGGCAACGCAGCCAACAAGGGGTGA
- a CDS encoding LysR family transcriptional regulator produces MHTLITECSVSRAALKLDLSQPAVSAHLRRLREATGDLLLVRSGNGMAPTPVALELMSTAAELLDQADRLFGRQQASRGFEPAASQALFRVAASDYLDPLFLPQLVATVKQAAPGVRLELLPLSAEFDVQRRLVSGEVDLVVGNWMAPPEDLHLGRLMTDEVVCLVAEDHPAVRSPRGWTADKYLACQHVAPTPLHNGRDARGVIDAHLQSLGLERQVTVRSAHFGQIPQMVAGSLLVLTTGRQFCQRYLGQLPVKIVRCPVAFPPMNYYQLWHDRTHPSAAHRWFRERVRDVARGLTSR; encoded by the coding sequence TTGCACACCTTGATCACCGAATGCAGCGTCTCCCGTGCCGCCTTGAAGCTCGACCTGTCGCAACCGGCGGTCAGTGCCCACCTGCGCCGGCTGCGCGAGGCCACCGGCGACTTGCTGCTGGTGCGCTCGGGCAACGGCATGGCGCCCACCCCGGTGGCGCTGGAGCTGATGTCCACCGCCGCCGAGCTGCTCGACCAGGCCGATCGCCTGTTCGGCCGCCAGCAGGCCAGCCGCGGCTTCGAGCCGGCGGCCAGCCAGGCGCTGTTTCGGGTCGCGGCGAGCGACTACCTGGATCCGCTGTTCCTGCCGCAGCTGGTGGCCACCGTGAAGCAGGCCGCCCCGGGCGTGCGGCTGGAACTGCTGCCGCTGTCGGCCGAGTTCGACGTGCAGCGCCGGCTGGTGTCCGGCGAGGTCGACCTGGTGGTGGGCAACTGGATGGCGCCGCCGGAAGACCTGCACCTGGGCCGGCTGATGACCGACGAGGTGGTCTGCCTGGTCGCCGAGGACCATCCGGCCGTGCGCTCGCCACGTGGCTGGACGGCCGACAAATACCTGGCCTGCCAGCATGTGGCGCCCACCCCGCTGCACAACGGGCGCGACGCCCGCGGCGTGATCGACGCACACCTGCAGTCGCTCGGCCTGGAGCGGCAGGTGACGGTGCGCAGCGCCCATTTCGGGCAGATCCCGCAGATGGTGGCCGGCAGCCTGCTGGTGCTCACCACCGGGCGGCAGTTCTGCCAGCGCTACCTGGGGCAGCTGCCAGTCAAGATCGTGCGTTGCCCGGTCGCCTTTCCGCCGATGAACTACTACCAGCTGTGGCACGACCGCACTCACCCGTCGGCCGCGCACCGCTGGTTCCGCGAGCGCGTGCGTGACGTCGCACGGGGCTTGACCAGCCGCTGA
- a CDS encoding ABC transporter ATP-binding protein — MLRLELHDISKQYPSVKANDGVNLKVAPGEIHAVLGENGAGKSTLMKIIYGAVRPDAGEIRWNGQSVLIRSPQEARQLGISMVFQHFSLFDTLSAAENVWLGLDKAGSLAEVSHRIRAVSGQYGLEVDPERPVHTLSVGERQRVEIVRALLTNPQLLILDEPTSVLTPQAVEKLFVTLRQLAAGGCSILYISHKLDEIRTLCHHCTVLRGGRVTGEVDPSQESNASLSRLMIGAEPPQLVHRPPKTGPVALGVQGLSLPRSHPFGTDLKSVGFELRGGEILGVAGVSGNGQQELLAALSGEDLRAPRGSVQLFGQDIARHTPRRRREAGLHFLPEERLGRGAVPTLSLAENTLLTRTENVRGPAGWVRVGAVRALAQHLITRFNVKAGGPDSAAKSLSGGNLQKFLVGREIDAQPRVLIVAQPTWGVDVGAAAQIRGELLKLRDSGCAVLVVSEELDELLELSDRLVVIAQGRLSPSLPASQATVEQLGAWMSGLWPQEGADAAPNAGSEPSSRLERSHAQA, encoded by the coding sequence ATGCTCAGACTCGAACTCCACGACATCAGCAAGCAGTACCCGTCGGTGAAGGCGAACGACGGCGTGAACCTGAAGGTCGCGCCCGGCGAGATCCACGCGGTGCTCGGCGAAAACGGCGCCGGCAAGTCCACGCTGATGAAGATCATCTACGGCGCGGTGCGCCCGGACGCCGGCGAAATCCGCTGGAACGGGCAGTCGGTGCTGATCCGCAGCCCGCAAGAGGCCCGCCAGCTGGGCATCAGCATGGTGTTCCAGCATTTCTCGCTGTTCGACACCCTGAGCGCGGCCGAGAACGTCTGGCTCGGCCTGGACAAGGCGGGCTCGCTGGCCGAGGTGAGCCACCGCATCCGCGCCGTCTCCGGCCAATACGGCCTGGAGGTGGACCCCGAGCGGCCGGTGCACACCCTCAGCGTCGGCGAGCGCCAGCGCGTGGAGATCGTGCGCGCGCTGCTGACGAACCCGCAGCTGCTGATCCTCGACGAGCCCACCTCGGTGCTCACGCCGCAGGCGGTCGAGAAGCTGTTCGTCACGCTGCGCCAGCTGGCCGCCGGCGGCTGCTCCATCCTCTACATCAGCCACAAGCTCGACGAGATCCGCACGCTGTGCCACCACTGCACCGTGCTGCGGGGCGGCCGGGTCACCGGCGAGGTCGACCCGTCGCAGGAGAGCAATGCCAGCCTGTCGCGCCTGATGATCGGCGCCGAGCCGCCGCAGCTGGTGCACCGCCCGCCCAAGACCGGGCCGGTGGCGCTGGGCGTGCAGGGCCTGTCGCTGCCGCGCTCGCACCCCTTCGGCACCGACCTGAAGTCGGTCGGCTTCGAGTTGCGTGGTGGCGAGATCCTGGGCGTGGCCGGCGTCTCGGGCAATGGCCAGCAGGAGCTGCTCGCCGCGCTGTCGGGCGAGGACCTGCGCGCGCCGCGCGGCAGCGTGCAGCTGTTTGGCCAGGACATCGCCCGCCATACGCCGCGGCGCCGCCGCGAGGCGGGCCTGCACTTCCTGCCCGAGGAGCGCCTGGGCCGCGGCGCCGTGCCCACCCTCTCGCTGGCCGAGAACACCTTGCTGACCCGCACCGAGAACGTGCGCGGCCCGGCCGGATGGGTACGGGTGGGCGCGGTGCGCGCGCTGGCCCAGCACCTGATCACCCGCTTCAACGTCAAGGCCGGCGGGCCCGATTCGGCGGCCAAGAGCCTGTCGGGCGGCAACCTGCAGAAGTTCCTGGTCGGCCGCGAGATCGACGCGCAGCCGCGGGTGCTGATCGTCGCGCAGCCGACCTGGGGCGTGGACGTGGGCGCCGCCGCACAGATCCGCGGCGAGCTGCTGAAGCTGCGCGACTCGGGTTGCGCGGTGCTGGTGGTCAGCGAGGAGCTGGACGAGTTGCTGGAGCTGAGCGACCGGCTGGTGGTGATCGCGCAGGGCCGGCTGTCGCCGTCCCTCCCCGCCTCGCAGGCCACCGTCGAGCAGCTCGGCGCCTGGATGAGCGGCCTGTGGCCGCAGGAGGGCGCCGATGCGGCGCCGAACGCGGGCAGCGAGCCGTCGTCCCGCCTGGAGAGGTCCCATGCTCAAGCTTGA
- the guaD gene encoding guanine deaminase, protein MKQRIALRGDLLDLTADPGWQVDPGAAVRFRPDHWLLVDEHGRIHGACADDAGADAWLAPGGRRIDCRGQLVTPGFIDTHVHAPQVDVIASFGTELLEWLNTYTFPAERKYADPVQAERGSALFLDALLACGTTSALVFPTVHKVSAEALFGAAAQRGMRILAGKVLMNRHAPEGLLDDVDQSERDCVDLIERWHGRGRAGYAVTPRFAATSTPEQLAMAGRLCAAHPGVYLQTHVAENRAEVRWMAELFPEARSYLDIYVRHGLMNDRAVFAHGIWLDDTDRAVLREAGASIAFCPSSNMFIGSGLFDWRQAESQGVAVNVGSDVGGGTSLSMLRTLADGYKVLALQGQKLTAWKALHAATLGAAEQLKLADEIGSLRPGTLADLVVWDWAQGPVAQRRHEVARDLHERVFAWMTLGDERYVASTWVAGEERYRRPGPAASPLDRP, encoded by the coding sequence ATGAAACAACGCATCGCCCTGCGTGGCGACTTGCTGGACCTGACCGCCGATCCCGGCTGGCAGGTCGACCCCGGCGCCGCCGTGCGCTTCCGGCCCGACCACTGGCTGCTGGTCGACGAGCACGGCCGCATCCACGGCGCCTGCGCCGACGACGCAGGCGCCGACGCCTGGCTCGCCCCAGGCGGCCGGCGCATCGACTGCCGCGGCCAGCTCGTCACGCCGGGCTTCATCGACACCCATGTGCATGCCCCGCAGGTGGACGTGATCGCCAGCTTCGGCACCGAGCTGCTCGAATGGCTGAACACCTACACCTTCCCCGCCGAGCGCAAGTACGCGGACCCGGTACAGGCCGAGCGCGGCTCGGCCCTGTTCCTGGACGCGCTGCTGGCCTGCGGTACCACCTCGGCCCTGGTGTTCCCCACGGTGCACAAGGTCTCGGCCGAGGCGCTGTTCGGCGCGGCCGCGCAGCGCGGCATGCGCATCCTGGCCGGCAAGGTGCTGATGAACCGGCATGCGCCTGAGGGCCTGCTGGATGACGTCGACCAGTCCGAGCGCGACTGCGTCGATCTGATCGAGCGCTGGCACGGCCGCGGCCGCGCCGGCTACGCGGTGACGCCGCGCTTCGCCGCCACCTCCACGCCGGAGCAGCTGGCAATGGCGGGGCGGCTGTGTGCGGCCCACCCCGGCGTCTACCTGCAGACGCATGTGGCCGAGAACCGGGCCGAGGTGCGCTGGATGGCGGAGCTGTTCCCCGAGGCCCGCAGCTACCTCGACATCTACGTGCGCCATGGCCTGATGAACGACCGGGCCGTGTTCGCCCACGGCATCTGGCTGGACGACACCGACCGTGCCGTGCTGCGCGAGGCGGGCGCGAGCATCGCCTTCTGCCCGTCGAGCAACATGTTCATCGGCTCCGGCCTGTTCGACTGGCGGCAGGCCGAGTCGCAGGGCGTGGCGGTGAACGTCGGCAGCGATGTGGGCGGCGGCACCTCGCTGTCGATGCTGCGCACGCTGGCCGACGGCTACAAGGTGCTGGCGCTGCAGGGCCAGAAGCTCACCGCATGGAAGGCGCTGCATGCCGCCACGCTGGGCGCAGCCGAACAACTGAAGCTGGCCGATGAGATCGGAAGTTTGCGGCCCGGTACACTCGCCGACTTGGTGGTGTGGGACTGGGCTCAGGGACCGGTGGCGCAACGCCGGCATGAGGTGGCGCGCGATTTGCATGAGCGGGTCTTTGCCTGGATGACGCTCGGCGACGAGCGTTACGTGGCGTCCACCTGGGTGGCCGGCGAGGAGCGCTACCGCCGGCCCGGCCCCGCGGCCAGCCCCCTAGACCGCCCCTGA
- a CDS encoding ABC transporter permease: MLKLEARPQPSKLMSLASPVLALAITVVIGVLLFALLGKEPARGLQMFFWEPLKSAYALSELALKATPLILIALGLALCFRSNVWNIGAEGQFILGAVFAGGVAMQAGPDTGRWIVAAILLAGVLGGVLWAAVVALLRDRFNANEILVSLMLVYVAEMVLSYLVYGPWKDPQGYNFPQTISFLDATKIPRLFTGLRTNVGLLIALGMVGLFWLFLFRTYAGFQLQVGGLAPQAARYAGFSARRSLWVALLTSGGMAGLAGALEAAGPLGQLTPHVPVGYGFAAIIVAFVGRLHPGGIVFASVLMSMFYIGGELAQSRLGLPKSITGVFQGLLLFSLLACDTLIHYRVRWQASAAQAALAVHGQPTTEKKAA, from the coding sequence ATGCTCAAGCTTGAGGCGCGCCCTCAGCCCTCGAAGCTGATGTCCCTGGCTTCGCCGGTGCTGGCGCTGGCCATCACCGTCGTCATTGGCGTGCTGCTGTTCGCCCTGCTGGGCAAGGAGCCGGCGCGCGGGCTGCAGATGTTCTTCTGGGAGCCGCTCAAGAGCGCCTACGCGCTCAGCGAGCTGGCGCTGAAGGCCACGCCGCTGATCCTCATCGCGCTGGGCCTGGCGCTGTGCTTCCGCTCCAATGTCTGGAACATCGGGGCCGAGGGCCAGTTCATCCTCGGCGCGGTGTTCGCGGGCGGCGTCGCGATGCAGGCGGGGCCCGACACCGGGCGCTGGATCGTGGCTGCCATCCTGCTGGCCGGGGTGCTGGGCGGCGTGCTGTGGGCGGCTGTGGTCGCGCTGCTGCGCGACCGCTTCAACGCCAACGAGATCCTGGTCAGCCTGATGCTGGTCTACGTGGCCGAGATGGTGCTGAGCTACCTGGTCTACGGGCCGTGGAAGGACCCGCAGGGCTACAACTTCCCGCAGACCATCAGCTTCCTCGACGCCACCAAGATCCCGCGCCTGTTCACCGGCCTGCGCACCAACGTGGGCCTGCTGATCGCGCTCGGCATGGTGGGGCTGTTCTGGCTGTTCCTGTTCCGCACCTATGCCGGCTTCCAGCTGCAGGTGGGCGGGCTGGCGCCGCAGGCGGCGCGCTATGCCGGCTTCTCGGCGCGGCGCTCGCTGTGGGTGGCGCTGCTGACCTCGGGCGGCATGGCCGGGCTGGCCGGTGCGCTGGAGGCGGCCGGGCCGCTCGGCCAGCTGACGCCGCACGTGCCGGTGGGCTACGGCTTCGCCGCCATCATCGTGGCTTTTGTCGGGCGGCTGCATCCGGGCGGCATCGTGTTCGCATCGGTGCTGATGAGCATGTTCTACATCGGCGGCGAGCTGGCGCAGTCGCGCCTGGGACTGCCCAAGTCCATCACTGGCGTGTTCCAGGGCCTGTTGCTGTTCTCGCTGCTGGCCTGCGACACGCTGATCCACTACCGGGTGCGCTGGCAGGCCAGCGCCGCGCAGGCCGCCCTGGCCGTGCACGGGCAACCCACGACCGAGAAGAAGGCAGCCTGA
- a CDS encoding ABC transporter permease: protein MDSQSIALLIAASMNAGTVLAIAGLGLLINERAGIVNLGAEGLMLVAAIAGFATAVHTGSDLLAFAAGAGAGALLAAAFGVLVIWFNTNQYASGLALSLFGAGFSAFVGVGYTQAKLSQRPHFEIPGLAELPFVGPALFKHHPMVYLAIVLALGLAWFLYRSRGGLVLRAIGESPESAHALGYPVRWLRLLAVVVGGALCGVAGAYLSVVYAPLWVEGMVAGKGWIALALTTFATWRPARVLLGAYLFGGVTMLQFHLQGQGVEIASQLLTMLPYLATIVVLVLISRNPTWIRINMPASLGKPFHPGS from the coding sequence ATGGACAGCCAGTCGATTGCGCTGCTGATCGCGGCGTCCATGAACGCGGGCACCGTGCTGGCCATTGCGGGCCTGGGCCTGTTGATCAACGAGCGGGCCGGCATCGTCAACCTCGGCGCCGAAGGCCTGATGCTGGTGGCCGCCATCGCCGGCTTCGCCACTGCGGTGCACACCGGCAGCGACCTGCTGGCCTTCGCGGCCGGGGCGGGCGCCGGCGCCCTGCTGGCCGCCGCCTTTGGCGTGCTGGTGATCTGGTTCAACACCAACCAGTACGCCTCCGGGCTGGCGCTGAGCCTGTTCGGCGCCGGGTTCTCGGCCTTCGTCGGCGTGGGCTACACCCAGGCCAAGCTGAGCCAGCGGCCGCACTTCGAGATCCCGGGGCTGGCCGAGCTGCCCTTCGTCGGGCCGGCGCTGTTCAAGCACCACCCGATGGTGTATCTCGCCATCGTGCTGGCGCTGGGGCTGGCCTGGTTCCTGTACCGCTCGCGCGGGGGGCTGGTGCTGCGGGCCATTGGCGAGTCGCCCGAGTCGGCCCATGCGCTGGGCTACCCGGTGCGCTGGCTGCGACTGCTGGCGGTGGTGGTCGGCGGCGCGCTGTGCGGCGTGGCGGGCGCCTACCTGTCGGTGGTGTATGCGCCGCTGTGGGTCGAGGGCATGGTGGCCGGCAAGGGCTGGATCGCGCTGGCCCTGACCACCTTCGCCACCTGGCGGCCGGCGCGGGTGCTGCTGGGCGCCTACCTGTTCGGCGGCGTCACGATGCTGCAGTTCCACCTGCAGGGGCAGGGCGTCGAGATCGCGAGCCAGCTGCTCACCATGCTGCCCTACCTGGCCACCATCGTGGTGCTGGTGCTCATCTCCCGCAACCCGACCTGGATCCGCATCAACATGCCGGCCTCGCTGGGCAAGCCCTTCCACCCCGGCAGCTGA